The following are encoded together in the Ralstonia insidiosa genome:
- a CDS encoding PHA-granule associated protein 4, which produces MTTARAGTREEALRLLNTSGIAVIELDYEEGWQDAVELGRMGQKVGVRVEFRGHESIAVQSLIALMVGLSRPKLTFRQRNLYCQFSLDALPAGELEKLDAKATASGDYILAGHLLRDVDGRWGE; this is translated from the coding sequence ATGACAACAGCGCGCGCTGGTACGCGAGAAGAAGCGTTGCGGCTGCTGAACACAAGCGGAATCGCCGTGATCGAACTGGATTACGAGGAGGGGTGGCAGGATGCCGTCGAGTTGGGTCGCATGGGCCAGAAGGTGGGGGTTCGCGTGGAGTTTCGCGGCCACGAGAGCATTGCCGTTCAGTCGCTGATTGCGTTGATGGTCGGACTATCACGCCCCAAGCTGACGTTTCGCCAGCGCAACTTGTACTGTCAGTTCAGCTTGGACGCGTTGCCCGCAGGCGAGCTGGAGAAGCTCGATGCCAAGGCTACTGCCTCGGGGGACTACATCCTTGCCGGCCACCTGCTGCGCGATGTGGACGGCCGCTGGGGTGAGTAG